A section of the Aigarchaeota archaeon genome encodes:
- a CDS encoding TatD family hydrolase → MLVDVHCHLTDETIAANLAEVVEDAKKSGVAVIVTSGLGYRDCLKALEISDYKTIFPSFGIMPYELEGYEDVLDLIERYAKKIVAIGEVGLDFHINLRPNKELQRKVFREFIELSLSLDLPLIVHSRSAGKYALEMLSEFGAKDVIMHAFDGSASHSLIGIEKGYFFSVPPSVVRSEQKQKLVSKIPLDNILLESDAPALSPTPNTVNFPSNVRISAEVVSRIKGVPLEKVEEITTENAMRILRITV, encoded by the coding sequence ATGCTCGTCGACGTGCATTGTCATCTAACAGACGAGACCATCGCGGCAAACTTAGCGGAAGTTGTGGAGGACGCTAAAAAATCCGGAGTAGCCGTAATCGTAACTTCCGGGCTTGGGTATAGAGACTGTTTAAAAGCGTTAGAGATATCCGACTATAAGACGATCTTCCCGTCGTTCGGCATAATGCCATACGAGCTCGAGGGTTATGAAGACGTACTGGATCTAATAGAGAGGTACGCTAAGAAGATCGTCGCTATAGGAGAGGTCGGCCTTGACTTCCACATAAACCTCAGGCCGAACAAAGAACTACAAAGAAAAGTCTTTAGAGAATTCATAGAACTGTCTCTAAGCCTGGATCTTCCGTTGATAGTACACTCTAGGAGTGCTGGAAAGTACGCGTTAGAGATGTTGTCAGAGTTCGGTGCGAAGGACGTGATAATGCATGCATTCGACGGTTCGGCATCCCATTCTTTGATAGGAATCGAAAAGGGTTATTTCTTCAGTGTACCGCCCTCTGTCGTTAGGAGCGAACAGAAACAAAAGCTAGTGAGCAAGATACCTTTGGATAACATCTTATTGGAATCCGATGCTCCCGCCCTATCTCCGACTCCCAACACCGTGAACTTTCCGTCCAACGTAAGAATATCTGCGGAGGTAGTTAGCAGGATAAAGGGAGTTCCCTTGGAGAAAGTTGAGGAAATCACGACTGAGAATGCTATGAGGATACTCAGAATAACGGTTTAA
- a CDS encoding 6-pyruvoyl-tetrahydropterin synthase-related protein yields MKLRDALIITILTITYALALYTIFNIYFEFPNLGFGWDIIPHSSKVVLLKYWGSDGFKWLPNYYFGNPHFTFYTPTAYIIPYALSVILDLTSEEIVVLFNWFTFLSITSTMLGIVLLVYYKSNSRLAPALISGIFFGTSPGIFHPWLEGGNYAEMLTFPTIPFGLLFLDRFLSKGSYKYALLYLMMGTIAITGHQAVGLFFVLFSFFFTFLSEGFWKSNLKKNLLLIIALIGLTIWYTLPLLYFETSYKIRESLYETFPSRFTFGDYIVTFFNVRLDFLHTLHNFFGFNVLVPIISLIIAILSVSERASKRKIIISSIPFLSLLLYFIMCVTFGVPYPTGFSPSRIISYIITSASIATGITLSFLKSKLKLATIQVVMVVMLYVFSLFVPNYAVIKHGHLSAEDRNALSFVCDPSIINNYRVGGVRDDLFYWSNFYHPACYTSRGYYIQGILYLDWQFWYEYSLTSAPHTLAWKNTIQHLLDWSATKYVGIKNSDTAAVLLSPDKLKPVTKFLDLTMYEFESPSKIAEILIDGAILFIGDFSGYDVILRSFAMSDHKHPAPMIVWAPNKCIDDFQYETLKKFSSIILYRYCYKHKEEAFRILERYVREGGRLFIETMSSRDESSDTYQPLPVLKTYRTSVKDEWRFIVYEHVLTYNVTNDMFSPPIYENGPWGVSVSSVDQLRDDSIPLLAFDDKVLVAYRKYGNGEVVWSGMNLPYHVLAYRNVDEANFMRKLIMDKIIPLIGDVDFERYSATMIEFRVPSNAKGVIFRERYLSSMVLSWKAYDASDELEVFMFGPGFNYILLKDADSERSIKFTLSDGPLRILSVFASITAAIACITIIVYKYRKVR; encoded by the coding sequence ATGAAACTGCGCGATGCCCTAATAATCACGATATTAACGATCACCTATGCACTTGCCCTCTACACAATTTTTAATATTTACTTTGAATTTCCGAATTTGGGTTTTGGTTGGGACATTATACCGCACTCATCAAAAGTTGTTCTTCTAAAGTATTGGGGATCGGACGGATTTAAATGGTTGCCTAATTACTATTTTGGAAATCCACACTTCACTTTCTATACCCCGACAGCGTACATAATACCATATGCATTATCTGTAATTTTAGACTTAACTTCCGAAGAAATTGTGGTACTCTTTAATTGGTTTACATTTTTATCCATTACATCAACAATGCTCGGGATAGTTCTTTTAGTATACTATAAAAGCAATTCAAGATTAGCTCCAGCACTTATAAGCGGCATATTCTTTGGAACCTCTCCAGGAATATTCCATCCATGGTTGGAGGGCGGTAACTATGCAGAGATGCTAACATTTCCAACGATACCGTTTGGGTTGCTTTTCTTAGATAGATTTCTGAGTAAAGGGTCTTACAAATATGCGTTGTTATATCTTATGATGGGTACAATCGCCATTACGGGACATCAGGCTGTTGGCTTATTCTTCGTATTGTTTTCGTTTTTCTTTACATTTTTAAGCGAAGGTTTTTGGAAATCTAATCTTAAGAAAAATCTTTTGCTGATAATCGCACTAATAGGTTTGACAATTTGGTATACGCTTCCTTTGCTCTATTTCGAGACATCGTATAAAATCAGAGAATCTTTGTATGAAACGTTTCCTTCGCGATTCACATTCGGAGACTACATAGTAACGTTTTTTAATGTTAGACTAGATTTTCTACATACGTTGCACAATTTTTTTGGGTTTAACGTTCTAGTTCCAATAATATCGCTTATCATAGCTATCCTTTCAGTGAGCGAAAGAGCATCAAAAAGGAAGATCATTATATCATCGATTCCGTTTCTGAGTTTGCTTTTATACTTCATCATGTGCGTAACCTTTGGGGTTCCTTATCCTACAGGATTTTCTCCAAGTCGCATAATTTCTTACATTATAACTTCGGCATCGATCGCCACCGGGATTACTTTATCCTTTCTAAAATCAAAATTAAAACTCGCAACGATCCAGGTAGTTATGGTAGTTATGCTATACGTTTTTTCCCTCTTCGTTCCAAATTATGCGGTTATCAAACATGGACACCTATCGGCAGAAGATAGAAACGCTCTTTCGTTCGTATGTGATCCTTCCATAATTAACAATTACAGAGTTGGAGGAGTAAGGGATGATCTATTTTATTGGAGCAATTTTTATCATCCAGCGTGTTATACATCCAGGGGCTACTATATTCAAGGCATACTATATTTGGACTGGCAGTTTTGGTACGAATATAGTTTAACTTCAGCTCCACATACATTAGCATGGAAAAATACGATACAACACCTTCTCGATTGGTCTGCAACAAAATACGTTGGAATTAAAAACAGCGATACTGCAGCGGTTCTATTATCTCCAGACAAGCTAAAGCCCGTTACGAAATTCTTAGATTTAACGATGTATGAATTCGAATCTCCGTCGAAAATTGCTGAAATTTTAATCGACGGAGCCATCTTGTTCATAGGAGACTTCTCCGGTTATGATGTGATATTAAGATCATTTGCTATGAGTGACCACAAACATCCGGCTCCTATGATAGTTTGGGCACCGAACAAATGTATAGATGATTTCCAGTACGAGACCCTAAAGAAATTTTCATCTATTATTTTATATAGGTATTGCTATAAACATAAAGAAGAAGCATTCAGGATTCTTGAACGTTACGTGCGTGAAGGAGGAAGGCTTTTTATAGAAACTATGTCCTCCCGGGACGAAAGTTCGGATACCTATCAACCACTACCGGTTTTAAAAACCTACAGAACGTCGGTAAAGGACGAATGGAGATTCATTGTGTATGAACATGTGTTGACCTACAACGTTACAAACGATATGTTCTCTCCACCTATTTATGAGAACGGGCCATGGGGTGTTAGCGTATCGAGTGTTGATCAGTTAAGAGACGATTCAATCCCGCTTTTAGCGTTTGACGATAAGGTATTGGTTGCTTATCGTAAATACGGGAATGGCGAGGTCGTATGGTCTGGTATGAACCTGCCGTATCACGTATTGGCATATCGTAATGTTGATGAAGCAAATTTTATGCGTAAATTAATAATGGATAAAATCATACCACTAATAGGAGACGTTGATTTTGAACGCTACTCCGCAACCATGATCGAATTTAGAGTACCTAGCAACGCAAAGGGGGTTATCTTTAGGGAGAGGTACCTGTCGAGTATGGTTCTTAGTTGGAAAGCATACGATGCAAGTGATGAGCTTGAGGTATTCATGTTTGGTCCAGGGTTCAATTACATACTTCTAAAGGACGCAGATTCCGAAAGAAGTATCAAATTTACACTTAGCGACGGACCGCTCAGAATCCTTTCAGTATTTGCGTCAATAACTGCTGCAATTGCCTGCATCACAATTATAGTCTACAAATACAGAAAGGTGAGATAG
- a CDS encoding glycosyltransferase family 2 protein, with the protein MKVSVIVPTLDISRAQKYVGESLKGFQVNIVYVLDTCRNASNARNKGVEKEKDADILFFIDDVEIDQEHFKKWLALILEDKRRVIWNDRPLIFGISRNLFLMTGGFDERIPFMSEDIEMYYVLKKLERSGILRLINVEGGYIHHSSLKDIDRKRWLNEKHSVYTFLKHDMRRLLHALKRYHDGWKIFLMRYVWLIWAVWKLLFFKRTRCRFC; encoded by the coding sequence ATGAAGGTCTCCGTAATAGTGCCAACCTTAGACATATCTAGAGCTCAGAAATACGTAGGAGAGTCTTTAAAGGGTTTTCAAGTGAACATTGTTTATGTACTCGATACTTGCAGGAATGCATCAAACGCAAGGAATAAGGGGGTAGAAAAAGAGAAGGATGCCGACATCCTGTTTTTCATCGACGATGTAGAAATAGACCAAGAGCATTTTAAAAAATGGCTTGCTTTAATATTGGAGGATAAGAGACGCGTGATTTGGAACGATAGACCGTTAATTTTTGGTATAAGTAGGAACTTATTCTTAATGACCGGGGGTTTTGACGAAAGAATACCGTTCATGTCAGAAGATATAGAGATGTATTATGTATTAAAGAAACTCGAGAGATCAGGAATTTTACGATTAATCAACGTAGAAGGCGGGTATATACATCACTCGTCGTTAAAAGATATCGATAGGAAAAGATGGCTTAACGAAAAGCATAGTGTCTATACGTTCTTAAAGCACGACATGCGGAGGCTTTTACATGCCTTAAAAAGGTATCATGATGGATGGAAAATTTTTTTGATGCGTTATGTATGGTTAATTTGGGCGGTTTGGAAGCTTCTATTTTTTAAAAGAACGAGATGTAGGTTCTGCTAA
- a CDS encoding 30S ribosomal protein S25e: MGGPKKPTLSQAEKKQVRLQQKPSEKKESAPQKYTGSIAVPEEKDVINYIRSMKYATPYLISEKYGIRLSVAKSLLNSLASKGLLVPVVGDNRLRIFAPAQAIAEPAKASEVAKPSESAETKPKSKKKK, encoded by the coding sequence TTGGGAGGGCCTAAGAAACCCACGTTATCGCAAGCCGAGAAGAAGCAGGTAAGATTACAGCAGAAACCTTCTGAAAAGAAGGAGTCAGCACCGCAAAAGTACACGGGCAGCATAGCGGTGCCGGAGGAGAAGGACGTCATAAACTACATCAGAAGTATGAAGTATGCTACACCGTACCTCATATCTGAAAAGTACGGAATTAGACTATCCGTTGCGAAAAGCTTGCTGAATAGTTTGGCCTCGAAAGGGTTGCTCGTGCCGGTGGTCGGCGATAACAGACTAAGGATCTTTGCACCGGCACAAGCCATAGCAGAACCTGCAAAAGCTTCGGAGGTAGCAAAGCCATCCGAATCTGCCGAAACAAAACCCAAGTCAAAAAAGAAGAAGTAG
- a CDS encoding 2,3-bisphosphoglycerate-independent phosphoglycerate mutase, with protein MVSKAIILVCDGMADRRCSTLGGLTPLQAVRPKSFDWIASRGECGLMDPISPGVPPGSDTAHLAIFGYDPYKHYTGRGAFEALGAGIELEPNDVAFRCNFATINDDGIVVDRRAGRISNEEAKALSESLSGIKLVRNPDVEVVFKHTVEHRGVLVLRGEGLSKFVSDIDPHKVGVKFLHSKPLMDSLEAKKTADALNEFVEISRKYLTEHDINKRRANCGQPLANVVLPRGAGTLPTVEKLPTKFGIRAAAIAGGALYKGVCKALGFDVLEVKGATGTVDTDLDAKMRAAINAIKTYDLVFIHVKATDVVSHDKNPKKKVEIISRISTAFSTIISEVDLEDVCITITSDHTTPSEVGEHTGDPVPVALYAPGARYGNVERFDEISCASGTLGRIRGVDLMPTIMNYLGKVPMYGE; from the coding sequence ATGGTATCCAAAGCCATTATCTTGGTATGCGATGGTATGGCAGATAGAAGGTGCTCGACACTCGGAGGACTTACGCCGCTTCAAGCGGTGAGGCCAAAGTCATTCGACTGGATAGCATCTAGAGGTGAATGCGGTCTGATGGATCCAATATCGCCGGGAGTGCCACCTGGTAGCGACACGGCCCATCTAGCTATATTCGGTTATGACCCTTACAAGCATTATACAGGCAGAGGTGCGTTTGAGGCTTTGGGCGCCGGCATAGAGCTCGAACCCAACGACGTGGCCTTTAGGTGCAACTTCGCCACGATAAATGACGATGGCATAGTGGTTGACAGAAGGGCGGGAAGGATATCCAATGAAGAGGCTAAAGCACTGTCAGAGAGTTTGAGCGGTATAAAGCTCGTTAGAAATCCTGACGTCGAGGTTGTGTTTAAGCATACAGTAGAGCACAGGGGCGTATTAGTCTTGAGGGGCGAAGGTTTATCGAAATTCGTCTCCGACATCGACCCTCATAAGGTAGGCGTGAAGTTCTTACACTCCAAGCCGTTAATGGATTCTCTGGAAGCGAAAAAGACAGCAGACGCTCTGAACGAGTTTGTTGAAATTTCGAGAAAATATCTTACAGAACATGATATCAACAAGCGCAGAGCAAACTGCGGTCAACCATTGGCTAACGTGGTATTGCCGAGAGGTGCGGGAACTTTGCCTACAGTAGAGAAGCTTCCGACAAAATTCGGTATTAGGGCTGCAGCAATAGCAGGTGGTGCCCTTTACAAAGGCGTATGCAAGGCGTTGGGTTTTGACGTTCTCGAGGTGAAAGGTGCAACTGGTACAGTAGACACGGACCTGGACGCTAAGATGAGAGCGGCCATAAACGCCATCAAGACTTATGATCTTGTGTTTATACATGTCAAGGCAACGGACGTCGTGAGCCACGACAAGAACCCAAAAAAGAAGGTCGAAATAATATCAAGAATAAGTACGGCGTTTTCCACCATCATATCAGAGGTAGATTTAGAAGATGTGTGCATAACAATAACGAGCGACCACACGACACCTTCCGAGGTAGGGGAACATACGGGTGACCCCGTCCCCGTGGCTTTATACGCACCAGGTGCGAGATACGGTAATGTTGAAAGGTTTGATGAAATCTCCTGCGCATCAGGCACGCTCGGTAGGATAAGGGGGGTTGACCTTATGCCAACAATCATGAACTATCTCGGCAAAGTTCCAATGTATGGTGAGTAG
- the radA gene encoding DNA repair and recombination protein RadA → MSQKEKMKEKEKKTFVDIEDLPSVGQATAEKLREIGYSTIEALATATISELVAAGIGEKKAAEIIAAARQAIEISWVTAKDLASLRTNVGRMTTGVKQLDALIGGGVETQSITEFYGEFGSGKSQLCHQLAVCVQLPPEMGGLNGAALYIDTENTFRTERIESIARRFGLDFDEVSRRIIYAEAYTSDHQMLLLEKADRVIKENNVRLIIIDSLTSHFRSEYIGRQTLAERQQKLNKHLHKLIRLARAFNAAAVVTNQVMARPDEFFSPAAVSPVGGHIVGHTSHTRIFLRKSVGRNIRIARLVSSPYLPEGEAVFKITENGLEDVEEDELKSR, encoded by the coding sequence ATGAGTCAGAAGGAAAAGATGAAGGAGAAGGAGAAAAAAACGTTCGTCGATATAGAGGATTTACCGTCGGTCGGTCAGGCTACAGCGGAAAAGCTTAGGGAGATAGGATACAGTACGATAGAGGCGCTGGCGACCGCAACGATATCAGAGCTGGTTGCCGCAGGTATCGGAGAGAAAAAGGCGGCGGAGATAATAGCCGCAGCTAGGCAAGCGATAGAGATCTCATGGGTTACGGCAAAGGACCTAGCATCGCTTAGGACGAACGTCGGTAGGATGACGACAGGGGTTAAGCAGCTAGATGCCCTGATAGGCGGCGGTGTAGAGACGCAAAGCATAACCGAATTTTATGGCGAGTTCGGTAGTGGAAAATCACAGCTATGTCACCAATTGGCCGTATGCGTACAGTTGCCTCCTGAGATGGGTGGTTTGAACGGTGCGGCGCTTTACATAGATACCGAGAACACATTCAGGACTGAAAGGATCGAGAGTATCGCGAGGCGCTTTGGGCTCGACTTTGATGAAGTCTCTAGAAGAATAATCTATGCTGAGGCTTATACGAGCGATCATCAGATGTTGCTTCTCGAGAAAGCCGATAGAGTAATAAAGGAGAACAACGTGAGGTTGATAATAATCGACTCATTGACGTCCCACTTTAGAAGCGAATACATCGGCAGGCAGACGCTGGCCGAAAGACAACAAAAGCTTAACAAGCACTTACATAAGTTGATAAGGCTTGCGAGAGCCTTTAATGCAGCCGCTGTGGTAACTAACCAGGTCATGGCAAGACCGGACGAGTTCTTTTCACCGGCCGCTGTCTCGCCTGTTGGCGGACACATAGTAGGTCACACTAGCCACACCAGGATATTCCTTCGCAAATCTGTCGGTAGAAACATAAGAATAGCGAGGCTTGTCTCAAGCCCCTATTTACCCGAAGGGGAAGCCGTGTTTAAGATAACTGAGAACGGTTTAGAAGATGTGGAGGAAGATGAGCTTAAATCCAGGTGA
- a CDS encoding NFACT family protein — translation MEISALELSVLLREMSGALLGCIVDNVYQLEDGSIVLKLRGRESTYELRISAGNCIYFTPHTYPKPKTPTSLAMKFRKFLNGGRLEFLEQMDNERIAVLNFKRDGSLKLIVELIPKGNVVLVDEANKILVALFNIKTKDREIAAGKQYMPPPPRFSLTDCTDVKKMVMSASSKKKLVSWLASELGLGGKYAEEVVALANVDRHVPVDVLDEDGRCKVADAIECMLIAFREPRPHIARRDSEVKAVPFILKSLEKNGYTFESVNSFNEAVAIEYEAYLAKEYEDKVVNELKQKLKEIQESMEAKKNAIKELETKIERIKSVAEKLFLMLHEVESFRQLIKEGSPKPVDDLKFISVDRSKGIAMISINGIEFELSLDEPVSRQLEKMFDEVKRLKLARERILGEVSGLESEISRITSELESKKPYGFEHLKHKAREKKRWFEKFRWFETSEGLLAVAGKDAYSNIVLLKKHLQPDDLVFHAEITGAPVVILKGGSRASEGSIEEVAQFAASYSRAWREGLSSINVYYVRPDQVSFSAPSGEYLPKGSFMVTGKKNYVKTKLVVAFGLQKGEEAYKLIHGPPSAVAAKSRAVVEVVPGNEDAARLSSKIVDLLCHQAGFRLSDEEKRTLAASVAQMIPYGRGALQI, via the coding sequence ATGGAAATATCGGCTCTTGAACTTTCCGTCTTGCTGAGAGAGATGTCAGGTGCTCTACTTGGCTGCATAGTAGATAACGTGTATCAGCTTGAAGACGGCAGCATCGTACTTAAGCTCAGAGGCAGGGAGAGCACGTACGAGCTTAGGATCTCGGCTGGCAATTGTATTTACTTCACGCCCCATACTTATCCAAAACCGAAGACACCAACAAGTCTTGCCATGAAGTTCAGGAAGTTCCTAAACGGAGGGCGACTCGAATTTTTGGAACAGATGGACAATGAGAGGATTGCTGTCCTAAATTTTAAGCGGGATGGTAGTTTGAAGCTAATCGTAGAACTCATACCAAAGGGAAACGTAGTGCTTGTCGATGAAGCGAATAAAATCCTCGTTGCGCTTTTCAACATCAAGACGAAGGATAGAGAAATAGCAGCGGGAAAGCAATACATGCCACCCCCGCCTAGGTTTTCGCTGACGGATTGTACCGATGTGAAAAAAATGGTGATGAGCGCTAGCTCTAAAAAGAAACTGGTATCTTGGTTAGCTTCAGAATTAGGTCTAGGTGGAAAGTACGCAGAGGAAGTAGTTGCGCTGGCGAACGTTGACAGACACGTACCGGTAGATGTGCTTGACGAAGATGGAAGATGCAAAGTTGCTGATGCTATTGAATGTATGCTTATCGCGTTCAGGGAGCCGAGACCCCATATAGCGAGACGCGACTCGGAAGTTAAAGCCGTCCCATTTATCCTGAAGAGTCTAGAAAAAAATGGCTATACTTTTGAGTCGGTTAATTCGTTTAACGAAGCTGTCGCGATAGAGTATGAAGCATACTTAGCAAAGGAATATGAAGACAAAGTTGTCAACGAGCTCAAGCAAAAGTTAAAGGAAATTCAAGAAAGCATGGAGGCGAAGAAGAACGCGATTAAAGAGCTAGAGACAAAGATCGAACGTATCAAGAGCGTTGCAGAGAAGCTTTTTCTAATGCTACATGAGGTAGAAAGTTTTAGACAATTAATTAAGGAAGGAAGTCCCAAGCCCGTGGATGATCTAAAGTTCATTAGCGTAGATAGATCCAAAGGCATAGCAATGATCTCCATTAACGGCATAGAGTTTGAGCTTTCGTTGGACGAGCCTGTTTCTAGACAGCTCGAAAAGATGTTTGACGAAGTAAAAAGGCTAAAGTTGGCGAGGGAGAGAATACTGGGCGAGGTGAGCGGGCTAGAATCTGAGATTTCAAGGATAACAAGCGAGCTAGAATCGAAGAAGCCGTACGGCTTTGAGCATCTCAAGCATAAAGCGCGCGAAAAAAAGAGATGGTTCGAAAAATTTAGATGGTTTGAGACGTCCGAGGGGCTCTTAGCGGTTGCCGGTAAAGACGCGTATTCTAACATCGTCCTGCTTAAAAAGCACCTACAGCCTGATGACCTAGTTTTTCATGCAGAAATAACCGGTGCTCCCGTCGTCATATTAAAGGGAGGTAGCAGGGCTAGCGAGGGTTCGATAGAAGAGGTTGCTCAGTTTGCCGCATCCTATAGCAGAGCATGGCGTGAAGGGTTATCATCTATTAACGTCTATTACGTTAGACCTGATCAGGTGTCTTTTTCAGCACCATCTGGAGAATATCTCCCGAAGGGCTCCTTCATGGTTACGGGTAAGAAGAATTACGTTAAGACGAAGTTGGTCGTGGCGTTTGGTCTCCAAAAGGGCGAAGAAGCTTACAAACTAATCCACGGGCCACCATCCGCCGTAGCCGCTAAGTCTAGAGCTGTCGTGGAAGTGGTGCCTGGCAATGAAGATGCTGCTAGATTATCTTCGAAAATAGTTGATTTGTTATGTCACCAGGCAGGATTTAGGCTGAGCGATGAAGAGAAGCGTACTTTAGCCGCGTCAGTAGCCCAAATGATACCTTATGGGAGGGGTGCTCTACAGATATAA
- a CDS encoding CBS domain-containing protein: MVKPTSLAEELRVKDIMSSPVIDADVEETAEDVANKMVRYDIGSVVVTENGFPVGIITKRDLVYKVVAKNLKPNEVKAKDIMSSPIHVVNPDDLIDNALREMNRLKINYLAVVHKDKLVGIISTTDILQVTPEILDIVREKMKMGKVKVSSETYTEGFCDACGEWSDMLLRIDDQYLCEDCRMELGRRGGEESEG; the protein is encoded by the coding sequence ATGGTTAAACCAACGTCGCTTGCAGAAGAGTTAAGGGTTAAGGACATAATGAGTAGTCCCGTGATCGACGCTGATGTCGAAGAGACTGCGGAGGATGTTGCGAACAAGATGGTACGGTATGATATAGGCAGCGTGGTGGTGACCGAAAATGGCTTTCCAGTCGGGATAATAACTAAAAGGGATTTAGTGTACAAGGTTGTTGCGAAAAACCTGAAACCAAACGAGGTTAAGGCCAAAGACATAATGAGCAGCCCTATACATGTCGTAAACCCAGACGACCTAATAGACAATGCTTTGAGAGAGATGAACAGGTTGAAGATTAACTATCTCGCGGTCGTTCACAAGGACAAGCTTGTAGGCATAATTAGTACGACTGACATCTTACAGGTAACGCCGGAGATACTAGATATCGTTAGAGAAAAGATGAAGATGGGCAAAGTAAAAGTTAGCAGCGAGACGTATACTGAAGGATTTTGTGACGCTTGCGGCGAATGGTCGGACATGTTGCTTAGAATTGACGACCAATATTTATGCGAAGATTGTAGGATGGAGTTAGGAAGGAGAGGCGGAGAAGAGTCGGAGGGTTGA
- a CDS encoding DUF5615 family PIN-like protein produces MIREKKFLVNSMLGSLVTWLRILGYDTEYWKGEDREMLEVAKKENRIILTKDRDVVRLAEKNGIPVLNLTSTDIPEALATIAEVFGISLEFDERRTRCPVCNAPLKICGSRWFCEGCGKEYWIGSHWVDISKKLSEARRIFSERKS; encoded by the coding sequence TTGATTCGAGAAAAGAAGTTCCTGGTAAACTCCATGTTGGGTAGCCTTGTAACTTGGCTTAGGATTCTAGGCTATGATACAGAATATTGGAAGGGCGAAGACAGAGAGATGTTAGAGGTAGCAAAGAAAGAGAACAGGATAATTTTAACAAAGGACAGGGACGTTGTGAGGCTTGCTGAGAAGAACGGCATACCTGTACTTAATTTAACGAGTACAGACATACCGGAGGCCCTCGCAACCATTGCTGAGGTTTTTGGCATAAGCTTGGAGTTTGACGAAAGGAGGACGCGCTGTCCGGTCTGTAACGCACCGTTAAAGATTTGCGGTTCCCGCTGGTTCTGCGAAGGGTGCGGCAAGGAGTACTGGATAGGAAGTCACTGGGTTGACATAAGCAAGAAACTCTCAGAGGCAAGGAGAATATTCTCTGAGCGTAAAAGTTGA
- a CDS encoding TIGR00296 family protein gives MLGLDEGIKIVKLARVAIQEYLKSGKIYAVAEGSGIPTKESGVFVSLYTYPEGELRGCIGFPLPIMSLPEAVVRAAIAAATEDPRFSPVELNEMNKIVVEVSVLSVPEKIEFANPRELPSKIVVGRDGLMIKSSRGSGLLLPQVPVEYGWDSEEFLCHLCMKAGLPATYWLTGKFDIYRFTADIFAEESPGGNVVRKELKGCEI, from the coding sequence ATGTTAGGCTTAGACGAGGGTATAAAGATCGTAAAGCTTGCGAGGGTCGCAATACAGGAATACCTAAAATCTGGCAAGATATACGCGGTAGCAGAAGGAAGTGGAATCCCAACGAAGGAGTCGGGAGTATTCGTATCGCTCTACACGTACCCTGAGGGAGAGCTTAGGGGTTGCATAGGTTTTCCTCTACCGATAATGAGTCTCCCAGAGGCCGTGGTTAGGGCTGCGATCGCCGCGGCGACTGAAGATCCCCGGTTTTCACCTGTAGAGCTTAATGAGATGAACAAGATCGTAGTAGAGGTGAGTGTGTTAAGCGTTCCGGAGAAGATAGAGTTCGCGAATCCGAGGGAGTTGCCGTCCAAAATCGTTGTAGGTAGGGACGGTTTGATGATAAAGAGTAGCCGAGGCTCTGGACTACTCTTACCACAGGTGCCGGTAGAGTATGGATGGGATTCTGAGGAGTTCCTGTGTCATCTTTGCATGAAGGCAGGTCTACCCGCTACTTACTGGTTGACCGGAAAGTTTGATATTTACAGGTTCACGGCGGATATATTCGCCGAAGAAAGTCCGGGAGGAAATGTTGTCAGAAAAGAGCTGAAAGGTTGTGAAATTTGA
- a CDS encoding XTP/dITP diphosphatase — MRLTFVTTNTGKANEVRSLLKTFGIEIDVCTIKLTEIQSDSLEEIATKSCEEAHEILKGPVFVEDAGLFIECLNGFPGPYSSYVYRTIGIAGVLKLMHGEENRLARFKSCIACKLPGTPIKLFSGVCIGRISHEPRGSSGFGFDPIFVPEEGNGKTFAEMSVEEKNAVSHRGKSVRLLAEWLMLMR; from the coding sequence TTGAGGTTAACCTTCGTTACGACAAACACAGGGAAGGCAAATGAGGTCAGGAGTCTTTTGAAGACTTTTGGTATAGAGATAGATGTGTGTACGATAAAGCTTACCGAGATACAGTCTGACTCTCTTGAGGAAATAGCGACGAAGAGCTGCGAGGAGGCTCATGAGATCTTAAAGGGGCCCGTGTTCGTTGAGGATGCTGGTCTTTTTATCGAATGCCTAAATGGTTTTCCGGGACCTTACTCATCTTACGTTTATAGGACGATAGGTATCGCCGGTGTGCTGAAACTGATGCACGGTGAGGAAAATAGGTTGGCACGCTTTAAGTCCTGCATAGCGTGCAAGCTACCCGGAACGCCCATCAAACTGTTCAGCGGCGTATGCATAGGAAGAATTTCTCATGAGCCTAGGGGTTCGAGTGGATTCGGCTTTGACCCGATATTTGTACCGGAAGAGGGTAATGGAAAAACTTTCGCCGAGATGAGCGTTGAAGAAAAGAACGCGGTATCGCACAGAGGGAAATCAGTCAGACTGCTTGCTGAATGGTTAATGCTTATGCGCTAA